The following are from one region of the Spirochaetae bacterium HGW-Spirochaetae-1 genome:
- a CDS encoding 4-hydroxybutyryl-CoA dehydratase — MVMKTAQEYIESLRKLDLVVYMFGKRVSNVVDDPIIRPSMNAVAMTYAMAMNPEYEDIMTAVSHLTGEKINRFTHIHQSADDLVKKSKMGRLMGAMTGCCFQRCVGMDALNALSMTTFDIDAKHGTKYNERFLKYLAYVQENDLVCDGAMTDPKGDRSLPPHKQADPDLFLRIVEERDDGIVVRGAKAHQTGAVNSHEVIVMPTISMREEDRDYAVSFALPSDTRGITYIMGRQSCDTRKLEKGKIDQGNVLFGGHEALIVFDNVFVPWERVFMCREFDFSGQLVEQFASYHRQSYACKVGVGDVLIGAAQTIAEYNGAEKASHVKDKIIEMNQLNETLYCGCIACASEGHREPSGTWYVSPLLANVHKQNVTRFPYEIARLAQDIAGGLMVTMPSEDDLQSPEVGELVRKYFAGRESVPMENRVRVLRLIENITMGTAAVGYLTESMHGAGSPQAQRIMISRLVNLKEKQNFSMRLCGIRDEKGKN, encoded by the coding sequence ATGGTGATGAAAACAGCGCAGGAATACATCGAGAGCCTGAGAAAACTAGACCTGGTGGTGTACATGTTCGGTAAAAGAGTATCCAATGTCGTTGATGATCCCATCATCAGGCCGTCAATGAATGCCGTGGCCATGACCTATGCCATGGCCATGAATCCAGAGTACGAGGATATCATGACGGCCGTGTCTCACCTCACGGGGGAAAAGATAAACCGGTTCACGCATATCCATCAGAGCGCCGACGACCTGGTGAAAAAGAGCAAGATGGGCAGGCTCATGGGGGCCATGACGGGCTGCTGCTTTCAGCGATGCGTGGGTATGGATGCGCTCAATGCCCTTTCCATGACGACCTTCGATATCGACGCGAAGCACGGGACGAAGTACAACGAACGTTTTCTCAAATACCTGGCATATGTCCAGGAAAATGACCTGGTCTGCGACGGGGCCATGACGGACCCCAAGGGCGACCGATCGCTGCCGCCCCATAAGCAGGCAGACCCGGACCTGTTTCTCAGAATAGTAGAAGAACGGGACGATGGTATTGTGGTCCGCGGGGCCAAGGCGCATCAGACCGGTGCGGTCAATTCCCACGAGGTCATTGTCATGCCCACCATATCCATGCGCGAGGAAGACCGTGATTATGCCGTGTCCTTTGCCCTTCCCAGTGATACCCGGGGCATTACCTACATCATGGGACGGCAGTCCTGTGATACGAGGAAACTGGAGAAGGGGAAGATCGATCAGGGCAATGTGCTTTTCGGCGGCCATGAGGCCCTTATCGTGTTTGATAATGTATTTGTTCCATGGGAGCGCGTATTTATGTGCCGTGAATTTGATTTTTCCGGGCAGCTCGTGGAGCAGTTCGCCTCGTACCATCGGCAGAGCTACGCCTGCAAGGTCGGTGTGGGCGATGTGCTCATCGGCGCGGCGCAGACCATTGCTGAATATAACGGCGCTGAAAAAGCATCGCATGTAAAAGACAAGATCATTGAAATGAACCAGCTCAACGAAACGCTCTACTGCGGTTGCATCGCCTGTGCCTCCGAGGGGCACCGCGAACCCAGCGGGACATGGTATGTATCTCCGCTCCTGGCCAATGTTCACAAGCAGAACGTTACCCGTTTTCCCTATGAGATAGCCCGGCTTGCCCAGGACATTGCCGGGGGGCTCATGGTGACCATGCCTTCCGAGGACGATCTTCAGTCGCCCGAAGTGGGTGAACTGGTCCGCAAGTATTTTGCGGGAAGGGAAAGTGTCCCCATGGAGAATCGTGTCCGCGTGCTGCGCCTCATAGAAAACATCACCATGGGAACGGCAGCCGTGGGCTATCTCACGGAATCCATGCACGGGGCCGGGTCTCCCCAGGCCCAGAGAATCATGATATCACGCCTGGTGAATCTTAAGGAGAAGCAGAATTTTTCAATGCGGCTCTGCGGTATACGCGATGAAAAGGGGAAAAACTGA
- a CDS encoding patatin family protein codes for MTENENKGLLALVAEGGGMRGIFTAGVLNSFGKCGYDPFDMYIGVSAGACNLASHLAGQFERNYFINTNYSLDRRFMNAGSFFRGGHYMDLDWLWEITIREYRLNLAVLFGKLERKRGPFLITATSAVSGRALYLEPREDSLEHYLKVSSSLPVLYRNMLETEQGPATDGGIADSIPVMEAYRRGATDITVIRTRPRGYVKRGGPSRVLLPVFFRKYPRLADAFRKRADAYMEAVKFMDNPPEGVRIREISPPRMSVGRTCRDIELLNDLYARGIAAGMRHAGGK; via the coding sequence ATGACTGAAAATGAAAATAAAGGCCTGTTGGCGCTCGTTGCCGAGGGTGGCGGCATGCGGGGTATTTTTACCGCCGGGGTTCTGAATTCCTTCGGGAAATGCGGATATGATCCCTTCGATATGTACATCGGTGTTTCCGCCGGGGCCTGCAATCTGGCTTCTCACCTGGCCGGACAGTTTGAACGCAATTATTTCATCAACACAAACTATTCCCTGGACAGGCGTTTCATGAACGCCGGGAGTTTTTTCCGGGGAGGCCATTATATGGACCTGGACTGGCTGTGGGAAATTACCATCAGGGAATATCGCCTCAACCTCGCGGTCCTCTTCGGAAAACTGGAAAGGAAAAGGGGCCCCTTTCTCATCACTGCTACATCGGCCGTGAGCGGCAGGGCCCTGTACCTGGAGCCCCGGGAGGACAGCCTGGAGCATTACCTGAAGGTGTCCAGTTCTCTGCCGGTTCTTTACCGGAACATGCTGGAGACGGAACAGGGACCGGCAACGGACGGCGGCATTGCCGATTCCATTCCGGTCATGGAGGCATACCGGAGGGGCGCCACGGACATAACGGTAATCCGGACACGGCCCCGGGGTTATGTCAAGAGGGGAGGCCCTTCCCGCGTCCTCCTGCCCGTATTTTTCCGGAAATATCCGCGACTGGCCGATGCCTTCAGAAAAAGGGCCGATGCATACATGGAAGCGGTGAAATTCATGGATAATCCTCCGGAAGGAGTGCGCATAAGGGAGATTTCACCGCCGCGGATGTCCGTGGGGAGGACCTGCAGGGACATAGAACTTTTAAACGACCTGTATGCCAGGGGGATTGCCGCCGGGATGAGGCATGCCGGGGGGAAATGA
- a CDS encoding alpha/beta hydrolase has protein sequence MGEETDMRRGMKNGIILVVLIFICSLLVSCTSSLVALFRTVERARAGLSEDWLRVGNHDIAYLEGGTGETILLIHGFGANKDNWTRFSRYLTDRYHVLAVDVPGFGDSSKYSDEKYDIDTQVNRLHAFLAAKGIAKAHVTGNSMGGYIAGVYAARYPREVLSLGLLDPAGILGPRLSPVMLEIRKGHNPLVAGNAAQYDEMLKIMFVEPPRIPGFVKAYLAEKAVASRAMNEVIFDQIKSTFLLGERMKDIDARTLIIWGDADRVLDISAAPVLEKGIRDARLVVMKDCGHVPMVERPEETANHYLEFLGK, from the coding sequence ATGGGAGAGGAGACGGATATGAGACGAGGTATGAAAAATGGTATAATCCTTGTCGTGTTGATTTTTATTTGTTCTTTACTTGTATCATGCACCTCTTCACTGGTTGCTTTATTCAGGACCGTGGAACGCGCCAGGGCCGGTCTCAGTGAGGATTGGCTGCGGGTCGGCAATCACGATATCGCCTACCTGGAAGGAGGGACGGGGGAAACCATTCTCCTCATTCATGGATTCGGCGCTAACAAGGACAACTGGACCCGTTTCTCCCGCTATCTGACGGACCGCTACCATGTACTGGCCGTTGATGTGCCCGGTTTCGGCGACAGTTCAAAATATAGCGATGAAAAGTATGATATCGATACGCAGGTTAACCGGCTTCACGCTTTTCTCGCGGCGAAGGGAATCGCCAAGGCCCATGTGACGGGCAACAGCATGGGGGGATATATCGCCGGTGTGTACGCAGCGCGGTATCCCCGGGAGGTCCTGAGCCTGGGACTCCTGGACCCGGCCGGTATTCTGGGCCCACGGCTCAGCCCCGTGATGCTGGAGATACGTAAGGGCCATAATCCCCTGGTGGCCGGTAACGCAGCACAATATGATGAAATGCTGAAGATCATGTTCGTCGAACCGCCCCGGATACCGGGATTTGTGAAAGCATATCTTGCCGAAAAGGCCGTGGCTTCCCGGGCCATGAACGAGGTGATTTTCGATCAGATCAAATCCACGTTTCTTCTGGGTGAGAGGATGAAGGACATTGATGCCAGGACTCTCATTATCTGGGGCGATGCAGACCGTGTTCTCGATATCTCGGCGGCCCCTGTGCTGGAGAAGGGAATCAGGGATGCCCGCCTTGTCGTCATGAAGGACTGCGGGCATGTTCCCATGGTGGAGCGGCCCGAGGAAACGGCGAATCATTATCTGGAGTTTCTCGGGAAATAA